gggtggcacaggggacattgggggataTATGGGaaattggggacatttggggacagcGGGCGCTgtgggtggcacagggtgggtgGCACTGCCTGTGACGGTGACAGTGACGGTGACAGTGCCGATGTCACCTTGGTGGCCGCAGTTCGCCTTCCTGTTCTACCTGCTGACCTACGTGGGGGCCGCCTGCAACGGGGTGACACTGCTGGCAGCGGGTAcgagaggggacactggggacactgggggacattggggggcattggggggattggggacattgggggacattggggacactggggacattgggggacattggggggattggggacattggggacattgggggacactggggggattgggggcattggggggattgaggggatttggggcattggggatattgggggacattgggggacattggggggattggggacattggggacattggggacattggggggattggggacattgggggacattggggacactggggacattgggggacattgggggatattgggggcattggggggattggggacattggggacattgggggacattggggggattggggacattgggggacattggggacactgcggggattggggacattggggggatttggggcattggggacactgggggacattgggaacattggggacattgggggacattgggggatattgggggacattggggacactgggggacattggggacactggggacattggggacattggggatattgggggcattggggacattgggggacactggggggattgggggcattggggacactggggggcattgggggggattggggacattggggacactgcggggattggggacattggggggattgggggacattggggggattggggacattgggggacactggggacattgggggacattggggggatttggggcattgGGGgcgttggggacattggggacactggggacactgcggggattggggacattggggacattggggacactgcggggattggggacattgggggacattgggggatattgggggcattggggacattgggggcattggggacactgcggggattggggacattgggggacattgggggatattgggggcattggggacattggggcattggggacattggggggcattggggacattggggacattgggggacattggggacattgggggatattggggacattgggggatattgggggacattggggacattgggggacattggggacattggggggattggggacactggggacattgggacattggggacattgggggacattggggacattggggacactggggacattgggacattgggggacattggggggacattggggggattggggacattggggggattggggacattgggacattgggggacattggggacattgggggacattgggggacattggggacactggggacattgggggacattgggggacactgcggggattggggacattggggggattgggggacacataggggggattggggacattggggacactgaggggatgacatggggacattgtggacattggggacagttgGTGACCCCCGGTgaccccacggtgtccccaccatgtcccctcccctgcccaggtgTCGTCAGCGCCTTCACCTTCCCCGTGCTCTACCGGCGCCACCAGGTACGGCCACGCCCCCAGGTGACACCTGAGGGGACATCGGTGACACCCgagggtggcactgccaccacaggGGGGAGTGGGGTGTGTGACAATTCTGTCTGTCCctaaatgtccccaaatgtcccctcCAGGCCCAGATTGATCAATACCTGAGCCTGGCCCGGGGCCACCTGAGCCACCTGCGAGCCAGGTGAGTGTcaccaaaatgtccccaaagtgtccccaatgGCCCCCCAATggccccccaatgtccccaatcccccaatgtccccccaatgtccccaaatgtccccagtgtccccccaatgtaccctcaatgtccccaaactgtccccaatgtcccccaatgtccccaacgcccccaatgtccccaatgcccccaatgtccccaatcaccccaatgtccccaatgcccccaatgtccccaatcaccccaatgtccccaatgtccccagtgtcccccaatgtcccccactgtcccccaatgtccccagtgtccccaaatgtccccgatgtccccagtgtccccaaatgtccccgatgtccccacaGGGTCCTGGCCAAGCTGCCAAGTGCCAAAGTGAAGCCGCAGTGACaccgctgtccccgctgtccccgccccGAGGTGACAATGAGGAGGGGGGCGTGGCCATGGGGAGGAGGCCACGCCCCATTCGTGtccttttaatttaatttaatttcatttagttttattttattttattcttgtcCTTCCAATTTAATAAAAACTCTTGTGACAAACCGGTGACAGTGTGACAATGTCCcctccccaatgtccccaccccaatatccccaaatttcccctcaatgtccccaaattcccccaaattttccctcaaaTTTCCGCCCAAATGTCCTCCCactgtcccaaatgtccccaattttcccaaaatgtccccaaatgtccccaaatttccgcccccgccccgccaaAAGCGCGCGAATGCGGCTCCCCAAGCCCCGCCCACTCCCGCTGTGGCCCCGCCTCTCCCCCGTTCCCATTGGTCGCCGCCCCGGCCCAGGCCCCGCCCCTGTTGCCATGGCCGCGGCCGTTGCCGCGCGACGTAAACACGAGACGCCGGACGTGGTGACGTCACCGGCGGGGAACGCCGTAACCGGGGAGACCCGCGCGGTGTTTACCGGGACGGGAGCGCGGGAACCGCGGGAAAACGGGgcgggaaaaaaacccagagggATCCCCGGGAACCGAGAGGGACCCCCGGGACCACCGAGAGCCGAgagggacccccgggaccctGGGAAcgggacagagacccccgggacccccgggacccccgggacaCCGGGAACCGGGGAGACCCGCGCGGTGTTTACCGGGACGGGAGCGCGGGAACCGCGGGAAAACGGAGCGGGAAAAAACCCCGGAACCCGAGAGAGACCCTCGGGACCCCCGGGACACCGGGAACCGGGCCAGGATCCCCGGAACGGGACAAGGACCCCCGGCACCCTCGGAACGGGGCGGAGACCCCGGAAAGCTGAGCGGGATCCCCGAGAACGGAGCGGAACCCCCGGAAAGAGGGCTGGGACACCCGGGATCCCGGGAACGGGACCGGTAACCCCGAGAACCGACCGGGACCCCCGATAACgggacagggacccccgggacaCCGAGAACGGGACCGAGACCCCCGAGAACCGACCGGAACCCCCGATAACGGGACAGGGACCCCCGATAACGGGGCAGGGAATCCCGGGACCCCCGGTACCCCGGTAACGGGACCCCCGGTCCGTGCCGGGCCCGGGAGCACCGGGAGGCACCGGGAGCcgccggcgggggcggggccggggccggggcgggtgAATGAACGGGTGACCCCGAGGGCGTGGGAACCGCCCCCCCCACACACCGGGGATGCCGCCGTGACTCAGCGCCGGTGCCGCCGGTGACATCAGAGCCCGGGGCCGCAACGGGGCCGCAACGGGACCGGGACCCCCGGAACCGGGACCCCCCGAACCGGGACACCCCCGGACTGGGATCCCCAAACCGGGACCCCCGGAACCCGAACCGAGACCCGCCAGGAGCCACCGGACACCCGAACCGGGACCCCGAATCGGGACCCCCAAACCGGAACCCCGAACCGGAActcccgggacccccaaactgggaccccgAACCGGGAGCCCCGGAACCCGAACCGGAACCCCGAACCGGGACCCTCTGGGACCCTCGGGAACCCCGAACCGGGACCCCCGGAACCCCCAAACCTCCCGGGACCCCCGAACAGGGACCCTCCGGGACCCCAAatcgggacccccaaacccgGACCCACCGGGAACTCCGAACCGGGGCCCCCGAACCGGGGCCCTCCCGGTACCGAGAACGGCTCCAGCCGGAGATGGTACGGGGGGGGGGGTCTCGAGGGGTTACCGGGAGAGGTCCCGGTGGTACCGGAGGGAATTCCGGGGATCCCATGGGGGAGTTCCCGGGGGTTACCGAGGGTCCCGGAAGGTCAGCGGGGGATGCACCGGAGGCGGATACCGGGGATGCCCCGttggtttgggggtcccgggggtctcatgggggacaccggggggtcCCGATGGTGGAACCGGGGGTAACCGGAGCTCCCGGGGGCTCCTCGGGGACACCGAGAGGTCACCGGTGGAAGAACCAGAGGGAGGTACCGGGGATCCCCCGttggtttgggggtcccggggggtctcCGGGGAGTTCCCGGTTCCCGGTGCCGCCTCCCGGGACCCTTCGTGCCGTTTCTAGAACGGGCGGGCCGTTCCCGTTTCTATTAAtacgggcgggcggcggcggcggcggcggcggcggcggcggagggaATCCCTGTGACGTCATTGCTAGGATACCAAACAAACACTCCAGACAAGCCCATATATGGCTAATTGCGTCACAGGAActccggcggggcggggccgggggatCCCCCCCGTTCCCGGCCCTCCCCGGGGCCTCTTAACGGCGGCGGCGCCTCCGGGAGCCTCAGACGGCGCCGGGCACCGACGGCACCGAGCCCGGGGGGTCCCGGTGGGCGCGGGGGGGGCCCGGGGgtcccgcggcggcggcggaggggGGCGTGACGTCAGCGCAGGGGGGCGTGGCCTCGTCGTATAAAGCGGCGGGGCCGCCGCGAGCCCGTTCATTCATAAAACCGGACACCGGCAGCGGCACCGGCGCCTGGCCGAGGGGATTGAGCGCGGCTCGGCGCGGATTTACCGGCGCTCGTAACGGAAACGGGGATTTATCCAGTACCGGGACAactttggggggttttggtACCGGAGCCGGTCACGGATGGAGCGGGGAGTGTGAGGGGGGTTTGGAACGGAGCACCGGAGAGCGGAACGGACGGTACCGGAGATTATAGCGGGCAACCGGAGCTGGACACGAGCGGTACCGGAGCTTATAGCGGATAACCGGAGCTTTTAGCGGACTACCGGAGCTTGGCACGGACGCTACCGGACCTTTTAGCGGATAATCGGACGCACCGGAGCACGGTACCGGCGAACCGGAGCTTATAGCGGACGGTACCGGAGCTTTTATCGCATTACCGGACATACCGGCGCTCGGTACCGGAGCTTACAGCGGACAACCGGAGCGCGGCACGGACACAGCGGAGCTCACAACCGCTTAACCGGGGCACGCCGGACACTCACCGGAGCCTGACCGGCGCACCGACCCGAGCCGCCCCGTGATGCCGCCGGCGCTAACGGCGTGACCCCGCAGCTTTGtggcggcggggcggcccccGCGGCCCCGGGGCCATGTTCCAGGGGTTCCCCGGGGATTACGACTCGGGCTCCCGGTGCAGCTCGTCGCCCTCGGCCGAGTCCCAGTACCTGTCGCCGCTCGACTCCTTCGGgagccccgcggccgccgccggggccgcgcagGTGAGCGCCGGTAACGGGAGGAACCGGGGgcgtgaggatgaggaggatatggggaggatgaggagggcaAGGGGGGGAGGATGAAGCAGAGCAGCACCGGGGGGGCGGGGCCGTGCGTAAGCCGCGCGCAGTGACGTCGCGGGCGGCGGTGACGCGGCACGCACGCACGCAGAGCGCgcgggttatttttggggtgtcccctccccccccccccccctttggTGCCGTTGCCAGGGGAGACGGGATGTGGACACGCCCCCCTCGGGGTGGGCACGCCCACTTTGCGGCGGAGCCACGCCCACAGGAGCGGGGTGAACGGGGGTTAGGCCACGCCCACTTGTGGGGATGGGCGCGCTCCCTCCGGGGCTTGGCCACGCCCCTCTGAGGCTTGGCCACGCCCCCTTGCGGATTTGGGGGCCTCGGGGGTGTCCCAAAGGGTGGCGGTGTCACCTGGTGACCCCCGTGACGTCACCTGGGGACCCTCGGGGTCCCCTCCAGGGCTCGGATTTTTGGGAGGGGGCGACCGAAATTTTTGGGGGACCCAGGGTGTCACCCgtgggtgacagggacaccagggtgtCACATCCCGGACCCGGACGGGGGCGTCCCCAGcgatgtccccgtgtccccccgtgtccctcaCCCCTCTAAcccgtgtccccaagtgtcccccaCCATTCTGAcccgtgtccccaagtgtccccatcGATGTCACCCCTCTAACCTGCGTCCCCTCAGGGGTGCAGCGCCACCCGCTCCTCCCGGGGATGTCCCCAGTGgtgtcactgctgtcccctCGTGTCCCCCATGGCTCTAAcccgtgtccccccgtgtccccgtcGATGTCACCCCTCTAAcccgtgtccccaagtgtccccaatgtccccttaGGAGTGCAGCGCCCTGGGGGACATGCCCGGCTCCTTCGTGCCCACCGTGACCGCCATCACCGCATTGGTGTCACTGCTCTGaccgtgtccccaagtgtcccccaTGGCTCTAACCGTGTCCCCATTGGTGTCACCCCTCTAaccatgtccccccatgtcccccatggCTCTAACCcctgtcccccgtgtccccaagtgtccccattGGTGTCACCCCTCTAaccgtgtccccaagtgtcccccaTGGCTCTAACCGTGTCCCCATCGATGTCACCCCTCtaaccatgtccccaatgtcccccgtgtccccttaGGAGTGCAGCGCCCTTGGGGACATGCCCGGCTCCTTCGTGCCCACCGTGACCGCCATCACTGCACGGgtgtcactgctctgacagTGTCCCAATTGATGTCACCCCTCTAaccatgtccccccatgtcccccatggCTCTAAccgtgtccccaatgtcccccgtgtccccttaGGAGTGCAGCACCCTTGGGGACATGCCCGGCTCCTTCGTGCCCACCGTGCCCGCCATCACTGCACGGGTGTCACTGCTGTGACCGTGTCCCAATTGATGTCACCCCTCTAaccatgtccccccatgtcccccatggCTCTAAccgtgtccccaatgtcccccgtgtccccttaGGAGTGCAGCACCCTTGGGGACATGCCCGGCTCCTTCGTGCCCACCGTCACTGCCATCACTGCACGGGTGTCACTGCTGTGaccgtgtccccaagtgtcccccaTGGCTCTAACCGTGTCCCCATAGATGTCACCCCTCTGACCGTGTCCCCCATGGCTCTAACCCCTGTCCCCCGtatccccaagtgtccccatcGGTGTCACCCCTCTAACCGTGTCCCCCCAAGTGTCCCCCATGGCTCTAACCGTGTCCCCATCGATGTCACCGCTCTAAccgtgtccccaatgtccccaatgtccccgcaGGAGTGCAGCACCCTTGGGGACATGCCCGGCTCCTTCGTGCCCACCGTGACCGCCATCACCGCATTGATGTCACCCCTCTAacccatgtccccccatgtcccccatggCTCTAACCGTGTCCCCATCGATGTCACCCCTCTAACCGTGTCCCCCATGGCTCTAACCcctgtcccccgtgtccccaagtgtccccattGATGTCACCCCTCTAaccgtgtccccaagtgtcccccaTGGCTCTAACCATGTCCCCATTGATGTCACCCCTCTAACCGTGTCCCCCATGGCTCTAACCcctgtcccccgtgtccccaagtgtccccattGGTGTCACCCCTCTAACCCTTGTCCCCCAAGTGTCCCCCATGGCTCTAACCGTGTCCCCATTGATGTCACCGCTCTAACCGTGTCCCCcttgtcccccgtgtccccgcagGAGTGCAGCACCCTTGGGGACATGCCCGGCTCCTTCGTGCCCACCGTGACCACCATCACTGCACGGGTGTCACTGCTCTGACCGTGTCCCCATCGATGTCACCCCTCTAACCGTGTCCCCATTGATGTCACCCCTCTAacccatgtccccccatgtcccccatggCTCTAACCGTGTCCCCATCGGTGTCACCCCTCtaaccatgtccccaatgtcccccgtgtccccttaGGAGTGCAGCGCCCTGGGGGACATGCCCGGCTCCTTCGTGCCCACCGTGACCGCCATCACCACCAGCCAGGACCTGCAGTGGCTGGTGCAGCCCACGCTCATCTCCTCGGTGGCCCCGGGGGCCGCCATGGCGcagccgcccccgccgccccccgccctcGACCCCTACGAGCTGCCCGGGCCCAGCTACGGCGGCCCCGGTTTGGGCGGCGGCGGCTTCGGGACAGCACCGGGAGCAGCACCGGgagcggcaccgggagcggcaCCGGGAGGCAGAGCCCCGCGGGCacgggcgcggcggggccgcgagGAGACGGTGAGAGGGGACGGGGGGGGGgacggacagggggacagacagagggacagggggacggAGGAGTCGGTGAGAGGggacggacagacagagggacagggggacagacaGGAGGACGGAGGAGACGGTGATGGGGGAcggggcagggatggacagggggacagacagggggacaggggacagaggagacggtgagaggggacaggggacaggggacagacaggaggacagacagggggacagacAGGAGGACGGAGGAGACAGTGATGGGGGAcggggcagggatggacagggggacagacagggggacaggggacagaggagacggtgagaggggacaggggacaggggacagacagggggacagggggacagacgGGAGGACGGAGGAGACGGTGATGGGGGAcggggcagggatggacagggggacagacagggggacaggggacagaggaGACGGTGAGAggggacggacagacagacagggggacaggggacatggtgagaggggacacggggggggacagacagggggacaggggacagacagagggacagagggacagacaggAGGACGGAGGAGACTGTGATGGGGGAcgggacagggatggacagggggacagacagggggacagaggACAGAGGAGACggtgagaggggacaggggacagacagggggacacgggggatgGAGGAGACGGTGAGAGGGGACACTGGAGagatggacagagggacagagggacagagagacagagggacaggggacagagggacaggggacaggcaggctggacaggggagatgGAGGAGATGGTGAgaggggacagacggacagacagggggacagagTGACAGATGGGACACGggatggaggggacagaggggacagagggacaggggaggCGGTGAgaggggacagacggacagacagggggacagagTGACAGATGGGACACGggatggaggggacagaggggacagagggacaggggaggcggtgagaggggacagagggacagacagagggatggaggggacagaggggtggtggcactttgaggGCATGGAAATGGAAGGAGGTTGAGGGACAGCCCAGGTGGTggcaccctggggacactgtgagCGGCAGGAGATTGAGGGACACCTCGGGTGgtggcaccttggggacatcattgTTACCGATGACCccggtgggattttgggtgcaGCCAGCGGGATTTCGGGGCCGGGGGCTGACAGAGGGTGACAGAGGTGACACCGGGTGACACCGGGTGAcgctgctgtcccctgtccccacagctgacccccgaggaggaggagaagcgCCGCGTGCGGCGGGAGCGGAACAAACTGGCGGCGGCCAAATGTCGCAACCGGCGCCGCGAGCTGACGGACCGGCTCCAGGCGGTGAGTATCGCGACACTATCGCGACACTATCACGACACTATCGCGACATTATCACAACATTATATTATTATCGCGATATTATCGCCACGGCAATCGCCACCAGGGGGTGGCATTCGAGTGACGTTATCGGGACATTATTGCAACACTATTGCGACATTATTGCGATATTATCGCCACGGCAATCGCCGCCAGGGGGTGGCACTATTGTGACACTATCGTGACAATATCGCAACGCTATCGCAACACTATCGCGACAGCAATCACTTCCAGGGGGCGGCATTTGAGTGACGCTATCACGACACTATCGTGACATTATCAAGACACTATCGCGACATTATCACGACAGCAATCACCGCCAGGGTGTGGCATTGTCCCCAAGGGCCCGCGGTGTCACCAGTGATGGTGGCAGTGTCCTCGgacttggggacatttggggacatcaggaggggagttggggacatttggggacatcaggaggggacagggatgtcaCCAGCTGGTGGTGATGTCCTTGGagttggggacatttggggacatcaggtgtccccagtgacGGTGGCGATGTCCTCGGAGTTTGGGACATCAGGAGGGGACAGGCGGACACCCAGAGATGTCCCCAGGTTTGGGGACGTCtgaggggacacccagggatggacagacagagaccCAGATGgacactcagggccacaggagGGCGACCACGACACTGGGTGACACtcaggggacacctggggacatcccCGAGTGGCCGATGGCGCTGTCCCCAGACTTGGGGACACGCAGATGGACATGCAGTGACACGGGACGGCCACAGGAGGGCGACAACGACCCgggggacactcaggggacaCGGGAGGGGCACAATGACCCCAGGGGCCACCTGTAGATGTCATTGTGTCCCTGATGTCGCTGTCCCCAGGGTTGGGGACATCtgaggggacactcagggacgcCTGGGGACATTGCCAGGTCACTGATGGCGC
The Zonotrichia albicollis isolate bZonAlb1 chromosome 39, bZonAlb1.hap1, whole genome shotgun sequence genome window above contains:
- the FOSB gene encoding protein FosB isoform X1, which gives rise to MFQGFPGDYDSGSRCSSSPSAESQYLSPLDSFGSPAAAAGAAQECSALGDMPGSFVPTVTAITTSQDLQWLVQPTLISSVAPGAAMAQPPPPPPALDPYELPGPSYGGPGLGGGGFGTAPGAAPGAAPGAAPGGRAPRARARRGREETLTPEEEEKRRVRRERNKLAAAKCRNRRRELTDRLQAETDQLEEEKAELESEIAELRKEKERLEFVLVAHAPACKVPFEDIGAAAMAAPSVPAAAAAAAAAPVSSEVSSPGEAPLSPPPPPPLPWFLVPQGPVPGARCWGAPNAAPPAFVSPYPEGNSSSSSSSSSCSSSSSSCGASHQRRSGGGGGGGGGDHRGSSSSSSSDCLSSPSLLAL